One stretch of Marinobacterium iners DNA includes these proteins:
- a CDS encoding ABC transporter transmembrane domain-containing protein: MQPFQQLSWFFREHWRTYSVALLLLSLVAMLNLSIPWLVGQSVDHLAAGDNQSHSRILWLLLGCALAIYVLRFTWRQILFGTAYRLGNLLRSRFYQRLTRQGDAFYAEHNTGDLMARATNDIDAIEMAAGEGILSGFDGLLTFVLVMIMMAAVIDWRLTLIALLPFPVMAFGFHRLSNRIHHQFNEALEQFSALNDRTQEALSGIRMIRALGREQQEFDDYAAITHRAAKANYDVARSEALFDPLIFLCMSASLLLTLAGGSWLISTEELSIGELTGFTLYLGQLIWPMWAFGWLLNIIERGSAAWKRVDATLQTPDSIKDQGQQPVSETSLTAEALSFTYPGSDTPALQDVSFDLPPGSRLGIAGPTGAGKSTLIQLLMRYREADSPQQLLLGDHAVADYPLQALRSCFAWVPQDPFLFSLTVAENIALSQPNASPQAIRHAAWLASVDEDIERLPKGYDTPVGERGVTLSGGQRQRVALARALLAPAPVLVLDDSLSAVDLDTEKRILQRLQQASVRRSLIVISHRLSALRDCDSILVLQHGHPDETGTHEQLLATDGWYSRMWTYQQMEEETDVSH; the protein is encoded by the coding sequence ATGCAACCGTTTCAACAATTGAGCTGGTTCTTTCGCGAACACTGGCGCACCTATTCGGTAGCTCTGTTACTGCTGTCACTGGTTGCCATGCTCAATCTCAGCATTCCCTGGCTGGTAGGGCAAAGCGTTGACCATCTCGCTGCCGGTGACAACCAGAGCCACAGCCGCATCCTCTGGCTGCTGCTTGGCTGCGCTCTGGCGATTTACGTACTGCGCTTCACCTGGCGTCAAATACTGTTCGGAACCGCCTATCGGCTGGGTAACCTGCTGCGCAGCCGTTTTTATCAACGGTTGACCCGACAGGGGGACGCCTTTTATGCCGAACACAATACCGGCGACCTGATGGCACGGGCCACAAACGATATAGATGCGATTGAGATGGCAGCAGGCGAAGGGATACTGTCAGGATTTGATGGCCTGCTGACCTTTGTGCTGGTGATGATCATGATGGCAGCCGTGATCGACTGGCGCCTGACCCTGATCGCATTATTGCCCTTCCCCGTTATGGCATTTGGTTTCCATCGCCTGTCCAACCGTATCCACCACCAGTTCAATGAAGCACTGGAACAGTTCTCCGCACTGAATGACCGAACCCAGGAAGCACTCTCTGGCATTCGCATGATTCGAGCACTTGGACGCGAGCAGCAGGAGTTCGATGATTACGCCGCCATCACCCATCGCGCCGCGAAGGCCAACTATGATGTAGCCCGCAGCGAGGCCCTGTTCGACCCACTGATCTTTCTGTGCATGAGCGCCTCTCTGCTTCTCACTCTGGCCGGTGGCAGCTGGTTGATCAGCACCGAGGAGCTCAGCATCGGTGAACTGACCGGTTTCACCCTCTACTTGGGTCAGCTGATTTGGCCCATGTGGGCGTTCGGCTGGCTGCTCAATATCATCGAACGCGGCAGTGCCGCCTGGAAACGGGTCGACGCGACCTTGCAAACGCCCGACTCCATCAAGGACCAGGGGCAGCAGCCGGTCAGTGAAACATCCCTGACAGCCGAGGCTCTCAGCTTCACCTACCCCGGCAGTGATACGCCCGCATTGCAGGACGTAAGTTTTGATCTGCCGCCGGGCAGCCGCCTTGGCATCGCCGGCCCTACCGGTGCTGGCAAAAGCACCTTAATCCAGTTACTGATGCGCTACCGTGAGGCCGATAGTCCACAGCAGCTGCTGCTGGGCGACCATGCCGTTGCGGATTACCCGTTGCAGGCCCTGCGCAGCTGCTTCGCATGGGTGCCGCAGGACCCTTTCCTGTTCAGCCTGACGGTGGCGGAAAACATTGCCTTGAGCCAGCCGAATGCAAGCCCTCAAGCGATACGCCACGCAGCATGGCTGGCATCCGTCGATGAAGATATCGAACGTTTGCCAAAGGGCTATGACACACCGGTCGGCGAACGTGGCGTTACCCTGTCCGGAGGCCAGCGCCAGCGTGTCGCGCTGGCGCGCGCGCTGCTGGCCCCGGCCCCTGTGCTGGTGCTGGATGACTCCCTTTCGGCGGTTGACCTTGATACCGAGAAACGCATTCTGCAGCGCCTGCAACAGGCCAGTGTGCGGCGCAGCCTGATTGTGATCAGCCATCGCCTGAGTGCGCTGCGAGACTGTGACAGCATTCTGGTATTGCAACACGGCCACCCCGACGAGACCGGGACTCATGAGCAGCTTCTTGCCACTGACGGCTGGTACAGTCGCATGTGGACCTACCAGCAGATGGAGGAAGAAACCGATGTCAGCCACTGA
- a CDS encoding PilZ domain-containing protein, with protein sequence MFQERRISPRVHCSLPAEIETSAGVMIDVNLVNISRSGFHVEGGEVLAGLQPPQGLGATEVWLHFGLGQGPLHCHCRIVYKRRNSHDSIGLGLHIVSTDPDSLTLIDRFVLDRLS encoded by the coding sequence ATGTTTCAGGAAAGACGCATATCTCCCCGCGTGCACTGTAGCCTGCCGGCAGAAATTGAAACCTCGGCAGGGGTGATGATCGATGTGAATCTGGTAAACATCAGCCGCAGTGGTTTCCATGTTGAGGGTGGTGAGGTGCTGGCCGGGTTACAACCGCCACAGGGATTGGGGGCCACCGAGGTCTGGCTGCATTTCGGGCTTGGGCAGGGTCCGTTGCATTGCCACTGCCGTATTGTGTACAAGCGGCGCAATTCTCATGACAGCATCGGTTTGGGTCTGCACATTGTGTCGACAGACCCTGACTCACTCACGCTGATCGACCGTTTTGTGCTCGACCGTCTCAGTTGA
- a CDS encoding ABC transporter ATP-binding protein produces the protein MSATERSQARRAFSLLFDYIRRDRPLLVKALILLVLATAADVAGPLLAKVYIDDYLMPGNLQWQPVGLLLGGYLLVQILAAWLRFHQTMKFTDMALVAVQDIRERAFRRALCLPLGWFDHAITGQVVSRITNDTESIKDLYVQFLSVVLTNTVLLVGILIAMAVLDTFLMLIALLMIPAVVGLIWLYQRASGAAVSRQRQLRSEINGLVSESISGMGVIQASGQQSRFINRFETLNQPYYQSRLRTISISAALLRPAIDLMSVLVLVAVIWGFGLQPAEQTLEIGVLYAFINLLGRFTEPLAEITQRFNLYQQAMIAGRRVQELLDEPEDNALSQPGTGSVSKGHIQVQQLGFGYQPEKPVLRGISFDLPPGQFLGIAGPTGSGKSTLLSLLLRYYAPDRGTIRIDDQPLQSLSNAALRDGIGLIPQEPFIVAGSIRDNIDMGRGLGDVAIEQAAAQAHLLPMIQQLPQGMHTLLGERGTRLSTGQRQQLVIARALAGSPRVLLLDEATASVDSETEQVVQRALHELHGKVSLVVIAHRLSTIREADNILLLVNGEIVESGSHRTLMRAEQGRYARLYRLQQQAARVQDAEQYSTETVEHKTVDQRE, from the coding sequence ATGTCAGCCACTGAGCGCAGCCAGGCTAGACGCGCTTTCAGCCTGCTGTTCGATTATATCCGCCGTGACCGTCCGCTGCTGGTCAAGGCTTTGATTTTACTGGTGCTGGCCACTGCTGCTGATGTGGCCGGCCCGCTGCTGGCCAAGGTTTACATAGATGATTACCTGATGCCCGGCAACCTGCAGTGGCAGCCGGTTGGACTGCTGCTGGGTGGATACCTGCTGGTACAGATACTGGCCGCCTGGCTGCGCTTCCATCAGACCATGAAATTTACCGACATGGCACTGGTGGCGGTGCAGGATATCCGCGAACGGGCTTTCAGACGTGCCTTGTGCCTGCCGCTTGGATGGTTTGACCATGCCATTACAGGTCAGGTGGTCAGCCGCATCACCAATGACACCGAATCGATAAAGGATCTGTACGTGCAGTTCCTGTCAGTAGTACTGACCAACACCGTGCTTCTGGTAGGCATCCTGATCGCAATGGCCGTATTGGATACGTTCCTGATGCTGATTGCACTGCTGATGATACCCGCTGTGGTCGGACTGATCTGGCTTTACCAGCGCGCCAGCGGTGCCGCCGTATCACGCCAGCGACAGCTGCGCTCGGAGATCAACGGACTGGTCAGCGAGTCGATCAGTGGCATGGGCGTGATTCAGGCATCCGGGCAGCAGAGCCGGTTTATCAACCGGTTTGAAACGCTTAACCAGCCTTACTATCAGTCACGCCTGCGCACCATTAGCATCAGCGCGGCCCTGTTGCGGCCGGCCATCGACCTGATGAGCGTACTGGTGCTTGTCGCCGTGATCTGGGGGTTTGGTTTACAACCTGCCGAGCAAACCCTCGAGATCGGTGTGCTGTACGCTTTCATCAACCTGCTGGGACGTTTCACCGAACCACTGGCAGAGATTACTCAGCGTTTCAACCTTTACCAGCAGGCGATGATTGCCGGACGCCGTGTGCAGGAGTTGCTGGACGAACCGGAAGACAACGCTCTCAGTCAACCCGGCACGGGTTCTGTCAGCAAGGGGCACATTCAAGTGCAGCAGCTGGGCTTTGGTTATCAACCGGAGAAGCCGGTTCTGCGTGGAATCAGTTTTGACCTTCCGCCTGGCCAGTTTCTGGGCATTGCAGGCCCCACCGGCAGCGGCAAGAGCACGCTGCTGAGTCTGCTGCTGCGCTACTACGCTCCCGACAGAGGTACGATTCGAATCGACGACCAGCCCCTGCAGTCGCTGAGCAATGCTGCCCTGCGTGATGGCATCGGTCTGATTCCACAGGAACCATTCATCGTTGCAGGCAGCATTCGTGACAATATCGACATGGGGCGCGGTCTTGGCGATGTTGCCATCGAACAGGCAGCCGCTCAGGCCCATCTGTTGCCGATGATCCAACAGCTGCCACAGGGAATGCATACATTGCTGGGGGAACGTGGGACTCGGCTCTCGACTGGTCAGCGCCAGCAGCTGGTCATCGCCCGTGCACTGGCAGGTTCTCCGCGCGTTCTGCTGTTGGATGAGGCCACGGCGAGCGTCGACAGCGAAACAGAACAGGTGGTGCAGCGAGCATTGCACGAACTGCATGGTAAGGTAAGTCTTGTTGTGATTGCCCATCGCCTTTCCACTATTCGTGAGGCAGACAACATCCTGCTGCTGGTCAATGGCGAGATTGTTGAGTCCGGTTCACACCGAACACTAATGCGGGCCGAGCAAGGGCGTTATGCAAGACTGTACCGCCTGCAGCAGCAGGCAGCACGGGTGCAGGATGCTGAACAGTATTCAACTGAGACGGTCGAGCACAAAACGGTCGATCAGCGTGAGTGA